A genomic stretch from Chitinophagales bacterium includes:
- a CDS encoding DUF3072 domain-containing protein, with protein sequence MENSEKTNNGDSSKNPNDNSENANTGSNTVKDPDEWTTGDQPMTGAQKSYLKTLSDEAKEPFDEGLTKAQASKRIDELQHKTGRGLDKK encoded by the coding sequence ATGGAAAACTCTGAAAAAACTAATAATGGGGATTCTTCAAAAAATCCAAATGATAACTCTGAAAATGCAAATACGGGTTCAAATACTGTAAAGGATCCTGATGAATGGACTACTGGTGATCAACCAATGACAGGTGCTCAGAAATCTTATCTTAAAACATTGTCAGATGAAGCAAAAGAGCCTTTTGATGAAGGCCTGACTAAAGCTCAGGCTTCAAAACGCATTGATGAGCTTCAGCATAAAACCGGAAGAGGCCTTGATAAAAAATAG
- the typA gene encoding translational GTPase TypA, which translates to MTFIRNIAIIAHVDHGKTTLVDKILHQSNLFRENQETGDLILDSNPLERERGITILAKNVSIQYGNVKINIIDTPGHADFGGEVERVLNMADGVLLLVDAFEGPMPQTRFVLQKALELGKKAIVVINKVDKPNCHPDVVHEQVFELFFNLNATEEQLNFPTLYGSSKHGWMSEDWKQPSENLIPLFETIINYIPAALALEGTPQMQITSLDYSAYTGRIAIGRILRGTLKENMQVSLVKRNGDIKKSRIKELYTFEGLGRLKVQQVNAGDICAIFGIEDFEIGDTVADFEIPEGLKPISIDEPTINMLFTINNSPFFGKEGKLVTSQRVRERLEKETEKNLALRLEDTDSPDSILVYGRGILHLSILIETMRREGYEIQVGQPKVIIKTIDGVKCEPIEILTVNVPAEYSGKVIELVSMRKAEMTIMEPKGDIQHLEFNIPSRGLVGLRNNMLTATAGEAIMAHRFKAFEPWKGNIPGRNNGVLLALEKGTATAYSIDALQDRGSFFINPGEEIYGGQIIGEHIRPGDLVVNIIKTKKLSNMRASGTDEAVRIVPKIDFSLEEALEFIQEDEYVEVTPKSIRMRKIILDHNNRMRKMKELVAV; encoded by the coding sequence ATGACCTTTATTCGCAATATTGCTATTATCGCTCACGTAGATCATGGAAAGACAACATTAGTAGATAAGATTCTTCATCAATCAAATCTTTTTAGGGAAAACCAGGAAACTGGCGACTTAATTCTTGATAGCAATCCACTTGAAAGAGAACGCGGCATCACGATTCTTGCTAAAAATGTTTCTATACAATATGGCAATGTAAAAATTAATATTATCGATACTCCGGGCCACGCGGATTTTGGAGGAGAAGTGGAACGGGTATTAAATATGGCCGACGGTGTATTGCTGTTGGTTGATGCATTTGAGGGTCCTATGCCTCAAACCCGTTTTGTATTACAAAAAGCATTAGAGCTGGGTAAAAAAGCAATTGTAGTAATTAATAAAGTTGATAAGCCAAACTGCCATCCTGATGTAGTTCATGAGCAGGTTTTCGAATTGTTTTTTAACCTGAATGCAACAGAGGAACAATTAAATTTCCCGACGCTGTACGGCTCTTCAAAACACGGGTGGATGAGTGAAGACTGGAAGCAGCCTTCGGAAAACCTGATCCCTTTATTTGAAACCATTATCAATTATATTCCTGCTGCGCTGGCGCTGGAAGGCACGCCCCAAATGCAGATCACTTCGCTGGATTATTCTGCTTATACAGGGCGAATTGCTATTGGAAGAATTTTGCGTGGAACCTTAAAGGAAAATATGCAGGTGAGCCTTGTTAAAAGGAACGGGGATATTAAAAAGTCTCGTATAAAGGAATTGTACACCTTTGAAGGATTAGGGAGGCTAAAGGTACAACAAGTGAATGCCGGTGATATTTGCGCCATATTTGGCATAGAAGATTTTGAAATAGGTGATACCGTTGCTGACTTTGAGATCCCTGAAGGATTAAAACCTATTTCAATTGATGAGCCTACCATCAACATGCTCTTTACAATCAATAACTCTCCTTTTTTTGGAAAGGAGGGAAAGCTGGTAACATCTCAGCGGGTGCGGGAACGTTTGGAAAAGGAAACAGAAAAAAACCTGGCTCTTCGCCTGGAGGATACTGACTCCCCCGATTCCATTTTAGTGTATGGCCGCGGTATTTTGCATTTGTCTATTCTGATTGAAACCATGCGGCGCGAAGGGTATGAAATACAGGTTGGTCAACCGAAAGTTATTATTAAAACTATAGATGGGGTAAAGTGTGAGCCAATTGAAATCCTCACAGTAAATGTTCCTGCAGAATATTCGGGGAAGGTGATTGAATTAGTATCCATGCGAAAGGCAGAAATGACGATTATGGAGCCTAAAGGTGATATTCAGCATTTGGAATTTAACATTCCTTCACGTGGTTTGGTGGGCTTAAGAAACAATATGCTTACAGCTACTGCCGGCGAAGCCATAATGGCCCACCGTTTCAAAGCCTTTGAACCCTGGAAAGGAAATATTCCAGGTAGGAATAACGGCGTTCTGCTCGCCCTGGAAAAAGGTACGGCTACGGCTTATTCGATTGATGCACTACAAGACCGGGGATCATTTTTTATTAATCCGGGTGAAGAGATTTACGGCGGACAAATTATTGGGGAGCATATACGCCCTGGAGACCTGGTGGTGAACATTATAAAGACAAAGAAACTTTCAAACATGCGGGCCTCCGGTACCGATGAAGCTGTGCGAATTGTTCCAAAAATTGATTTCTCTCTTGAAGAAGCACTCGAGTTTATCCAGGAGGATGAATATGTAGAAGTGACTCCAAAATCTATTCGTATGAGAAAAATAATCCTGGACCATAATAACAGGATGCGAAAAATGAAGGAATTGGTTGCAGTCTGA
- the mtgA gene encoding monofunctional biosynthetic peptidoglycan transglycosylase → MLFMTLWKRILPILIFIFFFHIIYLLYCKWFNPPITITQISNLITCHEYKIKYINFYDVSPNGRLAVIASEDQLFPEHNGFDWNSIHHAMAWNKNHPARIHGASTISQQTAKNIFLWQGGGWFRKGMEVYFTFMIELLYSKERILELYLNVTEMGPSLFGIECASETFFNHSAKNLTTAEAAMIAASLPNPHVYTVKPMSKFVQKRYPGIVNQMQRIRNRPDVSALLSKKPSSLKNIKY, encoded by the coding sequence ATGCTTTTCATGACTTTATGGAAAAGGATTTTACCGATCCTGATCTTCATCTTCTTTTTCCACATTATCTACTTACTGTATTGTAAATGGTTCAATCCGCCCATCACTATTACTCAGATAAGCAATTTAATAACCTGTCATGAATACAAAATTAAATATATAAATTTTTATGATGTCAGTCCTAATGGCAGACTTGCTGTAATAGCAAGCGAGGATCAGTTATTTCCTGAACATAATGGTTTTGACTGGAATAGTATACACCACGCAATGGCGTGGAACAAGAACCACCCTGCGCGCATTCACGGTGCAAGTACCATTAGCCAGCAAACAGCTAAAAACATCTTTTTATGGCAAGGCGGAGGTTGGTTTAGAAAAGGAATGGAGGTCTATTTTACATTTATGATCGAATTGCTTTATAGTAAAGAGCGAATCCTTGAGTTGTACCTGAATGTTACAGAAATGGGGCCCTCCCTATTCGGAATCGAATGTGCCTCAGAAACCTTTTTCAATCACAGCGCCAAAAATCTTACAACAGCAGAGGCAGCCATGATTGCGGCAAGTCTTCCAAATCCTCATGTTTACACTGTAAAACCGATGAGTAAATTCGTACAAAAACGCTATCCAGGGATTGTAAATCAAATGCAGCGTATCCGCAACCGGCCTGATGTATCAGCATTATTATCTAAAAAGCCCTCAAGCCTTAAGAATATTAAATATTGA
- a CDS encoding biopolymer transporter ExbD, which translates to MRFRRVSRLRAEVSTSSLNDIMFMLMLFFLIVSTMINPSVIKLTLPKANTSEQTIAKKMVTLSVDHNMNYAVDDKPVAFPDLEGVLFQKLATMNEPTIVLRVDNLLTIQDVVDVIDIGTKLHAKMVLATDKKK; encoded by the coding sequence ATGAGATTCCGCCGGGTAAGCAGGCTTAGAGCAGAGGTTTCTACCTCTTCCCTGAATGATATTATGTTTATGCTGATGCTGTTTTTTCTGATTGTGTCTACCATGATCAACCCGTCTGTTATTAAATTAACCTTGCCGAAAGCAAATACCAGTGAGCAAACTATTGCAAAAAAAATGGTAACGCTTTCTGTCGATCATAATATGAACTATGCCGTGGATGATAAACCCGTTGCATTTCCGGACCTGGAAGGCGTTTTATTTCAGAAACTTGCTACCATGAATGAACCCACCATTGTATTAAGGGTTGATAACTTACTTACCATTCAGGATGTGGTGGACGTAATTGATATTGGAACAAAGCTTCATGCTAAAATGGTTTTAGCCACAGATAAGAAAAAATGA
- a CDS encoding MotA/TolQ/ExbB proton channel family protein: MTLFLQITQMAGDTLKQPMNYANTAPAQQLTFLDLLLKGGWVMIPLAILSALAVFFAIERFLTIRRASAIDQHFMSNIRDYLMNGKMEAAVMLCKNTNTPIARLLGKGIKRIGKPIKEVESAVESEGRLEIYKLEKNMNWLGIIAGIAPMMGFVGTISGVIKIFYTISVEKVISIDSIAGGLYEKMITSATGLLIGIFAFVCFNLLNSMIDRISYMLEANAVDFIDLIQEPTA; this comes from the coding sequence ATGACCCTTTTTTTGCAGATTACACAGATGGCTGGTGATACGCTGAAGCAGCCAATGAATTATGCCAATACCGCTCCGGCACAACAACTTACTTTTCTGGATTTGCTTTTAAAGGGTGGATGGGTAATGATTCCACTCGCTATTCTATCAGCACTGGCCGTATTTTTTGCGATCGAGCGCTTCCTCACCATTCGGCGGGCATCTGCCATAGATCAGCATTTCATGTCCAATATCCGCGATTATTTAATGAATGGAAAAATGGAAGCCGCAGTAATGCTTTGCAAGAATACAAATACACCTATTGCCAGGCTGCTGGGAAAAGGCATAAAGCGGATTGGTAAGCCCATAAAAGAAGTGGAATCAGCAGTAGAAAGTGAAGGAAGACTGGAAATATACAAGCTGGAAAAAAACATGAACTGGCTTGGTATTATAGCCGGCATTGCTCCCATGATGGGTTTTGTAGGAACCATTTCCGGGGTAATAAAGATTTTTTATACTATCTCAGTGGAGAAAGTAATCAGCATAGATTCAATTGCAGGTGGATTGTATGAAAAAATGATCACATCTGCCACAGGATTGCTTATTGGAATCTTTGCTTTTGTATGCTTCAATCTCTTAAACAGTATGATTGACCGGATTTCATATATGCTGGAAGCAAATGCAGTTGACTTCATTGACCTTATACAAGAACCTACCGCATGA